The sequence below is a genomic window from Planctomycetaceae bacterium.
GATCGAGGCCCCGGACGAGACTGCCCTCGAGACCGTCGAGCGAAAGCTCGCCCTGGCCGGACCGCCGATCCAGCGTCACTACATCGATCTGGCCGAGAGCGCCTGCCAGAAACTCAACATTGACTGCCGCACGATCACGTTCAAAGATTGCGACAAGTGCAGGGGGTAGGTCATAGGGGGTAGGTCGTAGGTCATAGGTCATAGGGTGCCCGCTGCGCGGGCGGGAAGCTCGGCCCGGTGCCGTGGCGGGAGGGCTTCAGCCCGACAGCCACGACTCGCGCACCAGCGCTCAGGGATCGTGGCTCTCCGGGCCTTCGGCCCTGCGCGCCACGGCACCCATCAATCCGCGGCTCATCCTGCCCCGAACCCTAAGACCTCCGACCTATGACCTACGCCCTGAATTTCTCCCTTGCATCCCCCACCTGCTCTGGTATAACGGCACAAACAACTTATTGTTCCGAAGCCGGTAAGCACCACAAGGGAAGGTGTTCCATGAAAGTAATTGCTCAGACCGCCGCACTGCAGGAAGCATTGGCATTGGCTGGAACCATCGTCTCGGCCCGAACTCCCAAGCCCGTTCTCCAGTGCGTAAAGCTGGTCGCATCAGAGGGAATGCTGACCATCCTGGCGACCGACCTCGAAGCCGCCCTGCGCTATCAGGTCTCGGCGGTCCAGATCGAGCAGGAAGGCGAGGCCCTCGTGCCCGCCGACCGACTGGCCGGCATCGTGCGAGAGTCGGCTGACGAAGAGAGCCTGACCATCGAGGCCGACGCCGATGCCTGCCACGTCACCGGCGCCGCGGCACACTTCAAGATCCTCGGTTACGATCCGGGCGAGTATCCCACCGTCGCCGAGTTTGCCGGCGACGCCGATTTCCAGGTTCCCGCCGCCACGCTGGCCAAGATGATCGGCAAGACCCTCTTTGCCACCGCCAAGGCCCACAGCCACTACGCCATCTCCGGCGTGCTCTGGGAAGCCGGAGCAAAGAAAATCCAGCTCGTGGCCACCGATGGTCACCGCCTGGCGCTGGCCAAGGGGGCCTTGGCCAAGACGGCCGCCCGCGACGTCTCGGCCATCGTCCCGGCCAAGCTGATGAACCTGATGCAGCGTGTGGCCGTCGGCGGTGAGGAGATGCTCGATGTCCGCATCGAAGAGAACCAGATCCTCCTGCGCACGGCGCGGGCGGTTCTGATCAGCTCGCTGGTTCAGGGCAACTTCCCCAAATACGGCGACGTGATTCCCAAGGACTTCACCCGCAAAGTCACCGTCAAGCGGGCCAATTTCGAGCACCGCATCCGCCAGGCGGCGCTGCTGACCAACGAAGAGTCGCGCGGCGTGCGCCTGAAGTTCCAGGACAAGCAGGTCACCCTCTCCAGCCGCGCCCCCGAAGCCGGCGAAGCCCAGGTCAACTGCGAGATCACCCTCGAAGGCGAACCGATGGACATCGCCTTCAACCCCAGCTTCCTTATCGAAGCCATGCGAGTGGTCGAACTCGAAGACGTGACGCTGGAAATGATGGCCTCGAACAAACCCGCCGTCGTCAAAGCCGGCAACGACTTCCTCTACGTCATCATGCCGGTGGACTTGGGATAACGGCCTTCGGAACCCTGCCGCTTCCGCCAGATGGATAATATGACCTCGCGCCGGCGAATTGAAGCTGCGCTGCACCATCGCGCGCCGGACCGCACGCCAATGTTCGAGTACGTGCTCCTGCCGCCGCTGGCGGACCGCCTCCTGGGGCGCCCCTTGGCCACGCACAATTGGGCGCTCTGGAATTCGATCGTGCAGGACCGCGGTTGGCAGGCGGCGGTGCGGCAGTCGGCGGTGGACCAGCTCGAACTGGCCCTGCGGATGGGCCACGACATGATGTACGTGCTGCCCAACCCCGCGCCTCCGGCGCCGCCGGCAAAGCGCGAGCCCGCCCCTTCGGCGGCCTTGCGCGACAGCGACGACCCGATCGAGCGCCTCGCCATGCGCAACGATCGCGCCGCC
It includes:
- the dnaN gene encoding DNA polymerase III subunit beta produces the protein MKVIAQTAALQEALALAGTIVSARTPKPVLQCVKLVASEGMLTILATDLEAALRYQVSAVQIEQEGEALVPADRLAGIVRESADEESLTIEADADACHVTGAAAHFKILGYDPGEYPTVAEFAGDADFQVPAATLAKMIGKTLFATAKAHSHYAISGVLWEAGAKKIQLVATDGHRLALAKGALAKTAARDVSAIVPAKLMNLMQRVAVGGEEMLDVRIEENQILLRTARAVLISSLVQGNFPKYGDVIPKDFTRKVTVKRANFEHRIRQAALLTNEESRGVRLKFQDKQVTLSSRAPEAGEAQVNCEITLEGEPMDIAFNPSFLIEAMRVVELEDVTLEMMASNKPAVVKAGNDFLYVIMPVDLG